In Panulirus ornatus isolate Po-2019 chromosome 30, ASM3632096v1, whole genome shotgun sequence, a single genomic region encodes these proteins:
- the LOC139758438 gene encoding uncharacterized protein, translating into MSKDAYFQAGSRAVDGFSLPSFPSTTFWYDAHSSVGSCIYSSNETQGVPPYKSQHQVDSKLTENERELLDWWTDGLCLGNQPRSSDGRGWEGHSTKQGFTPLCDRVGAGSELELSEQQLVLLNCDASDPEFMSTDDILGHDQDEESMCYESSSSQAYSPASGYNETTVNNKKHSPEPLTPTDEHKRSQKRQRKETKEKAKEDKRCGVCGDAARSMHFGGMACDSCKAFFRRSVQSGAYKSFQCPDNKTCLISKQNRKVCQYCRFKKSQENGMEINWVMSETDRMVLWKNRLAKQRHVQEEKMKDKVYGDLPRSLDPEEADKLKKLAALQEATFRSIPYPEDCYGDSVEALANLFVCICKKLGMFFYKVEDFQEVCKTDQSLLLKSGIGMSIYLHGAYMYDYENEMWPTDCNKEALKIPPVSMATLRKFTVLPEAFDAIMKFYNKYSKELKDEIILALICVIAFFQPDEPQFQYPKKIQEIQIKYLELLQHYLKAKEGDVGVKVTFPKLLVGLADVREIVEFHSKVDIKPTINHQQISTCSSVKNQFTAVNEAFQKATQGFLPEFSSVLTASEKRQPLWQCTTIVGRRKRPSSGVTVLGDQFYHPQTNQIFGGDPRTDMIIANPMEQIDRFLRKHKLPIAQINEVSDLKDDYGSNKNYKISMLNRDSGRTTNSAALYHSERQLQLMSSESNGDCSQSTMLDKKRAVEILCDILKYISCADNEDFIQSLKQNLSPHLLTNLAQKLSAS; encoded by the exons ATGTCCAAGGACGCATATTTCCAGGCTGGCAGTAGGGCTGTGGATGGCTTtagccttccctccttccccagtacAACCTTCTGGTACGACGCCCACTCATCTGTTGGCAGCTGCATCTATTCCAGTAATGAGACCCAGGGGGTCCCACCATATAAGAGCCAGCACCAAGTGGATTCCAAGTTGACTGAGAATGAGAGGGAACTCCTGGACTGGTGGACAGATGGTTTATGCTTAGGCAACCAGCCAAGATCATCAGATGGCCGAGGCTGGGAAGGACATTCTACCAAGCAGGGATTTACACCATTGTGTGACCGTGTTGGTGCAGGGTCAGAACTGGAGTTGTCTGAGCAGCAGTTAGTATTGTTGAACTGCGATGCAAGTGATCCAGAGTTCATGAGCACTGATGACATCCTCGGACACGACCAGGACGAGGAGTCAATGTGCTACGAGTCCAGCAGTAGCCAGGCCTACTCTCCAGCCAGTGGTTATAATGAGACCACAGTTAATAATAAAAAACACAGCCCAGAACCACTGACACCCACAGACGAACACAAGAGGAGTCAAAAGCGACAGAGGAAGGAGACCAAAGAGAAGGCCAAGGAAGACAaaaggtgtggagtgtgtggagatGCAGCACGGAGCATGCACTTTGGAGGAATGGCATGCGACTCCTGTAAAGCCTTTTTTAGACGATCAGTGCAAAGTGGTGCCTATAAATCTTTCCAGTGTCCAGACAACAAAACTTGTCTCATCTCCAAGCAAAACCGGAAAGTTTGTCAGTACTGCAG GTTTAAGAAGAGCCAGGAGAATGGTATGGAGATCAATTGGGTGATGTCAGAAACAGACAGAATGGTGCTTTGGAAGAATAGGCTGGCTAAACAGCGCCATGTCCaggaagagaagatgaaggaTAAAGTTTATGGTGACCTCCCAAGATCATTGGACCCTGAAGAAGCTGATAAGCTAAAGAAACTTGCTGCTCTTCAGGAGGCTACATTTAGATCCATTCCTTATCCAGAAGACTGTTATGGTGATAGTGTCGAAGCATTAGCTAatctttttgtatgtatatgtaagaaaCTAGGAATGTTTTTCTATAAAGTTGAAGACTTTCAAGAAGTTTGTAAGACAGATCAATCTCTTTTACTCAAGAGCGGGATTGGGATGTCAATATACCTCCATGGCGCTTACATGTatgattatgaaaatgaaatgtggccTACTGACTGTAATAAGGAAGCTTTGAAGATTCCACCTGTCTCCATGGCTACTCTTCGAAAGTTTACAGTTTTGCCCGAGGCTTTTGATGCTATTATGAAATTTTACAATAAATATTCTAAAGAACTGAAAGATGAAATTATTTTGGCACTTATATGTGTAATTGCTTTCTTTCAGCCAGATGAACCTCAATTTCAGTATCCCAAAAAGATTCAAGAGATTCAAATAAAATACCTTGAACTCCTTCAACATTACTTAAAGGCTAAAGAGGGTGATGTTGGTGTGAAGGTTACGTTTCCCAAACTTCTAGTAGGGCTTGCAGATGTTAGAGAGATTGTTGAATTTCACAGCAAAGTAGATATTAAACCAACCATTAATCATCAGCAGATCTCCACGTGTTCGTCAGTAAAGAATCAGTTTACTGCAGTGAATGAAGCGTTCCAGAAGGCTACTCAGGGATTCTTGCCAGAATTTTCTTCAGTCTTAACTGCCTCAGAAAAGAGGCAGCCACTATGGCAATGCACTACAATTGTTGGAAGAAGGAAACGGCCAAGCTCAGGTGTTACTGTTCTTGGGGATCAATTTTATCATCCCCAGACCAACCAGATATTTGGTGGAGATCCAAGAACTGATATGATCATTGCAAATCCTATGGAACAGATAGACAGGTTCTTAAGGAAACATAAATTGCCTATTGCACAAATTAATGAGGTCTCAGATTTGAAAGATGATTATGGAAGTAATAAAAACTACAAAATAAGTATGCTGAACAGAGATTCTGGAAGGACAACTAACTCTGCTGCATTATATCATTCTGAAAGGCAGTTACAGCTAATGTCAAGTGAAAGTAATGGGGATTGTAGTCAGTCAACAATGCTAGACAAAAAGAGGGCAGTTGAAATTCTATGTGATATTTTAAAGTATATATCATGTGCTGATAATGAAGACTTTATTCAGTCATTAAAACAAAATTTGTCACCACACCTCTTGACCAATTTAGCTCAAAAGTTGTCTGCATCATAG